A window of uncultured Draconibacterium sp. contains these coding sequences:
- a CDS encoding glycoside hydrolase family 2 protein, translating to MKSIFRVQTLAALFLLITVACTQTSKDPKLMIQNEINSNWMFNQVGQDEWLPATVPGTVHTDLIDNEKIEDPFYRLNEHNLQWIDKVDWEYKTTFTVEKSLLKRDRIQLDFKGLDTYADVMLNNKKVASTDNMFREWQMDVKEFLQEGENELHIVFRSPIVEGIKKYDAQGYVIPASDNDQAENGEVEGGKRVSIYTRKAGYHFGWDWGPRLVTSGIWRPVYLQAWDEAKIEDLQIIQNSVEEDKATFKAVFEVDAAEKGKAVFSVKNEQNKLAEASINLVEGTNKYTVNFEIENPKLWWTVGLGDPYLYNLTGELSVKGRTTSKDTRIGIRTLELVRDKDDDGTSFYFKLNGHPVFMKGANYIPNDVFLPRVSAENYKTVVETAKNSNNNMLRIWGGGVYEEDIFYDLCDENGILIWQDFMFACAMFPGDDAFLENVKHEAIDNVKRLRNHPSIAMWCGNNEILAAWNGWGWRRAEEAKSKENADKIWQAYVDIFHKTLPGVVEEYDAQRSYWGSSPSSGLGVDADLVNGDEHYWGVWWGKEPFSTYATHLARFMSEYGFQSFPEIATVRKYATPEDYDIRSEVMNSHQRSSIGNGTIEYYMLKEYNKPKDFESFLYVNHVLQAEGIKFGLEGHRRAMPYCMGSLYWQINDCWPVASWSSTDYYQKWKALQYYVKKGFSQVLVSPYEEGIKFKVGIVNDRLEPIKAELNLRLVDFDGKVIWEEAHLVDIAANSSDDYYDVNKNELRFKYRKNIKNLVFTAELVENGQVLSKNYYYFLPYKNLKAITPTVERTISKTDEGFDVTVSTDKLAKSVYLQIGDEEGFFSDNYFDLLPNEKVTINLRTKIPEEQLNEVLTIRTLNDAF from the coding sequence ATGAAATCAATCTTTCGTGTACAAACTTTGGCAGCACTGTTTTTGCTAATTACAGTTGCCTGTACGCAAACATCAAAAGACCCCAAGCTGATGATTCAGAACGAGATAAATTCAAACTGGATGTTCAACCAGGTTGGACAGGATGAATGGCTGCCGGCCACAGTGCCCGGAACGGTTCACACCGATTTAATCGACAATGAAAAAATTGAAGATCCCTTTTACCGTTTAAACGAACACAATTTACAATGGATTGACAAAGTAGACTGGGAATATAAAACCACATTTACCGTGGAAAAATCTTTGTTGAAACGCGATCGCATTCAACTCGATTTTAAAGGACTCGACACCTATGCCGATGTGATGCTGAACAACAAAAAAGTAGCATCAACCGACAATATGTTTCGCGAGTGGCAAATGGACGTAAAAGAATTTCTGCAGGAAGGAGAAAATGAACTTCACATTGTTTTTCGTTCGCCAATAGTTGAGGGCATCAAAAAATACGATGCACAAGGATATGTAATTCCTGCATCAGACAACGACCAGGCCGAAAATGGTGAAGTAGAAGGTGGAAAACGAGTGAGTATTTATACGCGTAAAGCCGGGTACCATTTTGGTTGGGACTGGGGGCCGCGTTTGGTAACCAGCGGAATTTGGCGCCCGGTGTATTTGCAAGCCTGGGACGAAGCAAAAATTGAAGACTTGCAGATTATTCAAAACAGCGTAGAAGAAGATAAAGCAACTTTTAAAGCCGTATTTGAGGTAGATGCAGCCGAAAAGGGCAAAGCGGTATTTTCGGTTAAAAACGAGCAAAATAAATTGGCCGAGGCAAGCATTAACCTGGTTGAAGGGACAAACAAGTATACGGTAAATTTCGAAATAGAAAATCCAAAACTATGGTGGACAGTGGGATTGGGCGATCCGTATTTATACAATTTAACCGGCGAACTTTCTGTAAAAGGAAGAACCACCAGCAAAGACACCCGAATTGGAATACGTACTTTGGAACTGGTGCGCGATAAAGACGATGATGGAACTTCGTTTTACTTCAAACTGAACGGACATCCGGTGTTTATGAAAGGGGCCAACTACATTCCAAACGATGTTTTTTTACCACGTGTGAGTGCCGAAAATTACAAAACCGTGGTTGAAACAGCCAAAAACTCGAACAACAACATGTTGCGTATTTGGGGTGGAGGTGTTTACGAGGAAGATATTTTTTACGATTTATGCGACGAAAACGGAATTTTAATCTGGCAGGATTTTATGTTTGCTTGTGCCATGTTTCCCGGCGACGATGCTTTTCTTGAGAATGTAAAACACGAAGCAATCGACAATGTAAAACGTTTGCGCAATCACCCAAGTATTGCCATGTGGTGTGGTAACAACGAAATACTTGCTGCCTGGAACGGCTGGGGCTGGAGACGGGCAGAAGAAGCAAAAAGCAAAGAAAATGCGGATAAAATTTGGCAGGCATACGTCGATATTTTCCATAAAACCTTGCCTGGTGTAGTTGAAGAATATGACGCACAACGCAGTTACTGGGGCTCGAGTCCATCATCCGGACTGGGTGTTGATGCCGACCTTGTAAATGGCGACGAACACTATTGGGGTGTTTGGTGGGGAAAAGAACCTTTTTCTACCTACGCAACCCACCTTGCGCGTTTTATGAGCGAATACGGATTCCAGAGTTTTCCCGAAATTGCAACGGTTCGCAAGTATGCAACACCCGAAGATTATGACATTCGCTCGGAAGTAATGAATTCGCACCAGCGCTCGTCGATCGGTAACGGAACCATCGAATATTACATGTTGAAAGAATACAACAAACCAAAAGATTTTGAGTCGTTTTTGTATGTAAACCATGTGTTGCAAGCCGAAGGTATTAAGTTTGGGCTGGAAGGACACCGCCGCGCCATGCCGTATTGTATGGGAAGTTTGTATTGGCAAATTAACGATTGCTGGCCGGTTGCATCGTGGAGTTCTACCGATTATTACCAAAAGTGGAAAGCCTTGCAGTACTACGTTAAAAAAGGATTTAGCCAGGTTTTGGTTAGTCCCTACGAAGAAGGAATTAAGTTTAAAGTTGGTATTGTAAACGACAGGTTGGAACCGATTAAAGCTGAATTAAATCTGCGTTTGGTCGATTTTGATGGAAAAGTAATTTGGGAAGAGGCGCATTTGGTAGATATTGCTGCCAATTCGAGCGACGATTATTACGATGTGAATAAAAACGAATTGCGTTTTAAGTACCGGAAAAACATTAAAAACCTGGTTTTTACGGCTGAACTGGTGGAAAACGGACAGGTTCTTTCGAAAAACTATTACTATTTCCTTCCTTATAAAAACCTGAAAGCAATAACACCAACTGTTGAGCGCACCATTTCGAAAACCGATGAGGGATTTGATGTAACAGTTAGCACCGATAAATTGGCAAAAAGTGTTTACCTGCAAATTGGAGATGAAGAAGGTTTTTTCTCGGACAATTATTTTGATTTGCTCCCCAACGAAAAAGTGACAATCAATTTAAGAACAAAAATACCTGAAGAGCAATTAAACGAAGTGTTGACTATTCGCACTTTAAATGATGCTTTTTAA
- a CDS encoding glycine C-acetyltransferase, protein MYGKIKQDLQNTLEELKVDGLYKSERIITSSQSSEIAVSTGGSVLNFCANNYLGLANNPEVVKAAQDIMNDWGFGLSSVRFICGTQQIHKQLEEKVSEFLGTEDTILYCAAFDANGGVFEPLLGDDSAIISDELNHASIIDGVRLCKAQRFRYKHSNMEELEQCLKDSADLKYRIIVTDGVFSMDGDLAKLPEIVALAEKYDALVMVDDSHATGYIGKTGRGTAEHFGVLGKIDIITTTFGKAMGGGNGGCTSGRKEIIDMLRQRSRPYLFSNTLAPATVGATLKVIDMLSGSDELPAKTMANAVHFRSKMEAAGFDLVKGDTAIVPVMIYDEPLAIKFADELLKEGVYVIGFCFPVVPRGKARIRVQLSAAHTSEQIDKAVDAFIKVGKELEII, encoded by the coding sequence ATGTACGGAAAAATAAAACAAGACTTACAAAATACATTAGAAGAATTAAAGGTGGATGGTTTGTACAAATCGGAACGAATTATTACCTCATCGCAAAGTTCTGAGATTGCCGTTTCAACGGGCGGGTCGGTGTTAAATTTTTGCGCCAATAATTACCTGGGTTTAGCCAATAACCCCGAGGTAGTAAAAGCAGCACAGGATATTATGAACGACTGGGGTTTTGGACTTTCTTCGGTACGTTTTATTTGCGGAACACAGCAAATTCATAAACAACTGGAAGAAAAAGTTTCTGAGTTTCTGGGAACCGAAGATACCATTTTGTATTGTGCTGCATTTGATGCCAACGGTGGTGTTTTTGAGCCTCTTTTAGGCGACGATTCAGCCATTATTTCAGACGAATTAAACCATGCCTCGATTATTGATGGAGTACGTTTGTGTAAAGCGCAACGTTTTCGTTACAAACATTCGAACATGGAAGAGTTGGAGCAGTGTTTAAAAGATTCGGCCGATTTAAAATACCGGATTATTGTAACTGACGGTGTATTTTCGATGGATGGTGATTTGGCCAAACTACCTGAAATTGTTGCTTTGGCAGAAAAATACGATGCGCTGGTTATGGTTGACGACTCGCATGCAACGGGCTACATTGGCAAAACGGGACGTGGCACAGCCGAACATTTTGGTGTATTGGGCAAAATCGATATTATCACCACTACCTTTGGGAAAGCCATGGGTGGCGGAAACGGAGGATGCACCTCGGGACGGAAAGAAATTATTGATATGTTACGTCAGCGCTCGCGTCCGTATTTGTTTTCGAATACACTGGCGCCGGCTACTGTTGGAGCCACCTTGAAAGTAATTGATATGCTTTCAGGATCGGATGAATTGCCGGCAAAAACCATGGCAAATGCAGTTCATTTCAGAAGTAAAATGGAAGCAGCTGGTTTTGATTTGGTAAAAGGAGATACCGCAATTGTTCCGGTTATGATTTACGACGAGCCACTAGCTATAAAATTTGCCGATGAATTGCTGAAGGAAGGTGTTTATGTAATTGGCTTCTGTTTCCCGGTTGTACCGCGCGGAAAAGCACGAATTCGTGTACAACTTTCGGCAGCGCACACTAGCGAACAAATTGACAAAGCCGTTGACGCCTTTATAAAAGTGGGTAAAGAACTTGAAATAATCTGA
- the gltX gene encoding glutamate--tRNA ligase, with amino-acid sequence MSDKKVRVRFAPSPTGPLHMGGVRTALFNYLFAKKYGGDFILRIEDTDQTRFVPGAEDYIIESLNWCGLNPVEGPGIGGDFGPYRQSERKALYRKYADQLIETGWAYYAFDTAEDIEKLRNEAEANKETFSYGIGTRDNLNNSLSLSNEVVQQKLAAGEAFVIRFKMPADTDVTEEDLIRGNVTFNTTKSLDDKVLFKSDGMPTYHLANVVDDHLMEISHVIRGEEWLPSMPLHVFLYKALGWEETKPRFAHLPLILKPVGKGKLSKRDGDKLGFPVFPLEWTDPKTGDVSRGYREDGYFPEAFMNLLALLGWNPGTEQEFFSLDELAEVFSLERVVKSGSRFDPEKAKWFNKHYFQQKSVEELAELFKPVLAGKGIEASEEKINAVVAEIKERCEFAADIWEQSFYFFEVPTSYDEKTVKKRWKENTSGQLTEIASLFSSVETWNADSVKASFSAFMEEKGWGFGAIMNPLRLSLVGGNMGPDLFVICELLGQEETVSRMKLAVEKIG; translated from the coding sequence ATGAGCGACAAGAAAGTAAGGGTACGATTTGCCCCAAGTCCGACCGGGCCTTTGCACATGGGTGGTGTGAGAACAGCTTTGTTTAACTACCTTTTTGCCAAAAAATACGGTGGCGATTTTATTCTTCGGATTGAAGATACCGACCAAACCCGTTTTGTTCCGGGTGCAGAAGATTATATAATTGAAAGTTTAAACTGGTGTGGTTTAAATCCGGTTGAAGGTCCGGGAATTGGTGGTGATTTTGGTCCCTACCGTCAAAGCGAACGTAAGGCTCTGTACCGAAAATATGCCGATCAGCTGATAGAAACAGGCTGGGCGTATTATGCTTTCGATACTGCTGAAGATATTGAGAAGCTCAGAAATGAAGCGGAAGCCAATAAAGAAACGTTTTCGTACGGAATTGGTACCCGCGATAATTTGAACAACTCCTTATCGCTTTCAAACGAAGTTGTGCAGCAAAAATTAGCTGCCGGCGAAGCTTTTGTTATTCGTTTTAAAATGCCTGCCGATACGGATGTTACCGAAGAGGATTTAATACGTGGAAACGTAACTTTTAATACCACTAAAAGTTTGGACGACAAGGTACTTTTTAAGTCGGATGGAATGCCCACTTACCATTTGGCCAATGTTGTCGACGATCATCTGATGGAAATTTCGCATGTAATTCGTGGTGAAGAATGGCTGCCGTCGATGCCTTTGCATGTATTCTTGTACAAAGCGCTGGGATGGGAAGAAACCAAACCACGTTTTGCTCATTTACCTTTAATATTAAAACCTGTTGGAAAGGGAAAACTCAGCAAACGCGATGGCGATAAACTGGGCTTCCCGGTTTTTCCACTCGAATGGACCGATCCAAAAACAGGAGATGTTTCGCGTGGTTATCGCGAAGACGGTTATTTCCCTGAGGCATTTATGAACCTGCTGGCTTTGCTGGGATGGAATCCGGGTACAGAACAGGAATTTTTCTCACTGGATGAACTGGCAGAGGTTTTTAGTTTAGAGCGTGTGGTAAAATCAGGATCGCGTTTTGATCCCGAAAAAGCCAAATGGTTTAACAAACACTATTTCCAGCAAAAATCGGTGGAGGAACTTGCCGAATTATTTAAACCTGTATTAGCCGGAAAAGGAATAGAAGCATCGGAAGAAAAAATAAATGCTGTAGTTGCTGAAATTAAAGAACGTTGCGAATTTGCTGCTGATATATGGGAACAAAGTTTTTACTTTTTCGAGGTGCCAACATCGTACGATGAAAAAACCGTGAAAAAGCGCTGGAAGGAAAATACTTCAGGTCAGCTAACTGAAATTGCGAGTCTGTTTAGTTCTGTGGAAACATGGAATGCTGATTCGGTAAAAGCATCTTTTTCGGCATTTATGGAAGAAAAAGGATGGGGCTTTGGTGCCATTATGAATCCGCTTCGTTTAAGTCTTGTTGGCGGTAATATGGGACCCGACTTATTTGTTATTTGCGAGTTATTGGGCCAGGAAGAAACCGTTTCGAGGATGAAACTAGCTGTTGAAAAAATTGGGTAA